A genomic segment from Microbulbifer elongatus encodes:
- the crcB gene encoding fluoride efflux transporter CrcB yields MQWIAIALGGAVGALLRHLISLWSYPVFEHRFPLGTLIVNVIGSLLIGIAYVLIVERGVLGHEWRLLIMTGLFGALTTFSTFSLETVLLWHNGQPLTALAYVAVSLLVCVAATATAVTLGMKYL; encoded by the coding sequence ATGCAGTGGATAGCAATTGCCCTGGGCGGTGCAGTCGGCGCGCTTTTGCGCCACCTGATCAGCCTGTGGAGCTACCCGGTGTTTGAGCACCGCTTCCCGCTGGGTACTCTGATTGTCAATGTAATCGGGTCACTTCTCATCGGTATTGCCTATGTGTTGATTGTGGAACGCGGCGTGCTCGGGCATGAGTGGCGCCTGCTGATCATGACCGGCCTGTTCGGGGCTCTCACCACCTTTTCGACCTTCTCGCTGGAAACTGTGCTGTTGTGGCACAATGGCCAGCCTTTAACAGCGCTGGCCTATGTAGCGGTCAGCCTCCTGGTCTGTGTGGCGGCAACCGCAACCGCCGTCACGCTGGGAATGAAATATCTGTAA